CGATGTTCTTTATCGAGAGGTCGGCGTAGCCGTGTTTTGCGAGGGCTCTGAGCGTCGCATCCATTATCGCCTGCTCCGTCTCGCTTCGTCCAGTGTCGATTCGTTCGTTTTTCATGTTGTCTCGCGTGGTGGGTGGTCAGTCGTCTCGTTGTTCGTCCAGTCGGGTCGTACACCAGTGACAGAAGTCGAGGGCAGGGTCGACTTCGCGGCCACACTGTGGGCACGATACCGCTTCGGCGTCACCGGGCGCCGTTTCGTCGCGTGGTTCGGACACCTGTTTCATGCCGAGGAGGAACGCGTCGAGGACGCTGAGAAGGCTCACGGTGAGGATGGGGAGGACGTCTACGAGCGGCGGTATCGACCCGCTGTTTGCCAGCGATTCGAGTGCCGTGGTGGGAACGAAGAAGACAGAGATGGCGAACGCGAGTGCGACCCAGAGGGCGGCACGGCGCCATCGCCGCAGGTAGAGGTGGCCCAGTCCCGTGATGACGAGACCGAGTAACGCGGCGAGCCAGGGGCGGACCTTCGTGAGTCCAGACATGGTTGAATTCGATTGGTTCTCGGTCATGAGCGTTCCGTTCGCGGAGTATCGTGACGGGAGTCGTCGGTCATCGTGGTCGAGACGTGTGGAAGCGGTGGTTTGCGGGCGATGCGGGCGTCGAGAGCGCGGGTCGAAATCATCTGTGGAGGTGCGTCAGGGGGACGTTGGTGCTGCGGACGTCGTCTCTCGTTGGGTCAGTCGCTCCCAGACCACGAGCACCGGTGGCGTGACGACGAGTGCAGTGAGGTACGAGTAGAAGATACTCAACGCCGTCACGATACCGAACTGTCCGAGCACGGGCGTGATGGCGATTGCGAGGACGCCGAGACCGGTCGTCGTCGTGAGCATACTCCCGGTCAGTGCGCCACCGGTCCCACTGACGGTCAAGCGGAGCGCCTCGTAGAGGTCGTTTCCGGCGTTGTACTCGTCGGCGAACCGGTGGACGACGTGCGCGGAGTAGTCGATACCCAACCCGATGGCGATAGCGAGAATCGTCGCCGTCAGCGCGTTCAGTGGGATGCCTAAGTAACGCATCGACCCTGCGAGGAGTGCGAGCGCGACGACGATGGGGACGAGGTTGACCACACCGAGCGTCCACTGGCCTTCGAGGACTTGGTAGATGAAAACCAAGAATATCGCCGTGGCGATGAGCGCGACGGCGAGGCTCTGGATGGCGGACATGAAGATGGTGTCCGAGACAGCCTTGAACACGACAGTGTTCCCGGTGGCAACCCCGCTCATCCGGAGGCGGTCGGCGACTTCCTGCCCGTCGGCGACGATGGCGCCTTGTTCGGCGTCTCCCTCGACGGTGTAGACGATTCGGGTCTGGCGGTAGTCCTCGGTGATGTACGACGACGCCTGCCCAGAGACCGGCGAAGCCATGAGTTCGTCGTATATCGTCTCTAGGTTGTCGTCGGGGACGCCGTTTCCGTTGGCGTCGTTCCGGTCGACGAGAGCGGCGAACTCGGGGTCCTGAGCGGCATAGCTCTGGATGACCGTGACGATACTCGTGGACTCGGCGCGGCGGTCGTCCGCGACGAACGTCTCCGGTGGGTTCTCGCCAGACCGGTGAATCATCTCGAGTGCCGAATCCTCACGTAACTGCCCTTCGACGTATATGGTCACGCTGTCACCCTGCGTACTCTCGAAGGTGTCTTCGAGGTAGTTGAGGTCCTTCGTGACGGTGTAGACGCCGGGTTTGAACGGTTCGGGGAGTTGCTGGAGATAGCCGGCCTGTTCTTCGGGTGGCAGGAAGTCTTCCTGCGAGAACGACGTGTCCACGCCTGTCCCGTAGGCACCGGCGGCGACAGTCGTCACGAGGACGACGACGAGGAACGCACGTGGGGCGCGCCGCCCGATGATGACGCCGACCGAGAGTACACGGGCGAGGAGGCCACCTTCAGTTCCGAGTGGTGCCGAGGCGAACGCGGGAACGCCGTACTTCTGACGGAGTTGGTCCACGTAGAGTTTCGCCGCCGGCAGGAACACCCCGAAGACGAGGAACGTGAAGATGATACCGACCGCTGCGACGAGACCGAAGTCCTGGATGGGACCGAGGTCACTCGTGACGTTCGCGAGGAACCCGAGGACCGTCGTTCCGGTGACGATGAAGAACGCGACGGAGAGCTGCTTGACCGTCGTCCGCATCGAGGGAACCGGGGCGACGTCCTTGACGCGCTCTTCGCGGTAGCGGTTGACTGCGTGGAGTCCGAAGTCGATACCGACCGCGAGTAACAACGGTGGCACCGCGATGAGCATCTGGCTGAACGGGATGTCTGCGAGTCCCATGAACCCGAACGTCCAGATAATCGCCAGACCGAGCGAGATGACCCCGAGCAGCAAGTCGATGGGGTCGCGGTAGGCGATGACGAGGAACCCGAAGATGAGGAGCACGGCCGCGGGGACGACCAGCAACAGCGAGTCGGCGATGACGTTGCCCAACTCACTGGAGATGATGCCGCTGCCGAACACGGTGATGTCGCTGTCGGCGACGGAGGTCATCGTCTGAATCTCGAGTTGGATGTCCGTCATCGGACTCGTCCCCGAGGTCCCGGCGCTCGACGAGATGCCGGGGACTTCGTGGCTGACGACGCCGATGGTCGACGAGGCGCTGACCGACTCGTGGTTGAAGTCGTTACTCAGCAGTGAGGCGACGTTGGGGTTCGCTGTCGCTTGCTTGGCTGCGGCCCGTACTTCTGCGGGTGACGCAGATTCGAGCGCAGCAATCTGTTTTTCGAGTGTCGTCGCCGACGGGTCGAGCGTCTGCGCGACCGTCGAAGCGACACTCGACGCCGAGGTTGCACGGAGGTCCGCTCGGTCCATGATGCGCTCTTGGAGGCGCAACATGTCGAGCATCGACGATTTCGAGAGGACGTTCGAACTCTGTTGGATGAGTTGGGTACTCCCAGTACTCGTCTCGAATGCGGGGGAGAACTCGCGGTTGACGTCGTCGAGCGCCTCCTGTGCGGGGGAGTCGTTGGTGAACTGTGAGGTCCCGGCGTCGGTCGAGATGTTTCCGAGACCGGCCCCGAAGACGAGCGTCACCACCAAGAACAGGGCGACGACTCTACCCGGGTTCTCGGTGATATACTCGCCGAGGCGGTCGACGTACACTTCGTAGTCAATCATTGTGGGGGAGAGGTGGGGCGATTACCGACGGTACCAGAGGAAGCCGACGATGCCGAGGCCGACGACGAGAACGGCACCGACGAGCGGCATCGAGAGGCCGCCGCCGCCCGTGGATTCAGTGACGTCGACAGCGACGGGGTACGAGTCGGAGAGTTTGCGCTCGCCGTCCTCGTTCTCGTACTCGAAGTCGATGTCGAACGAGTACGTCTTCGCACTCGCCGAAGACGCGGCCGAGAGTTCGAGCGGAATCTCGGCGGACTCGCCGGGCGCGAGTTCTTGGATGAACGCCGTGTCGTCACCGAGTTCGAGCGGACTGTCGGCGAAGGCCTTCGCGTCGATGTTGCGGTACGTCTCGTCGCCGTTGTTGGTCACGACGAGCGTGACTGTCTTCGAACTGCCCGCTTCGAGCGACCCGTTCTTGGTCTCGATGCCGAAGAGGTTCTGTTTGGGTTTCACCTCGGCGTTCATGAGCAGCGCGTTCGACTGCTGGGTGTCGCCGTCGGCGTTGCGGTACTCGACGGTGTAACTCAGCTGCCGTTGGCCGGCGTCTGCCGAGTCGGTCACTTCGACCGAGAACGAGAAGTCCGAAGACTCCCCGACGTCGAGCGTTCCGAGTGCGTACTCGGTCTCTTTGATGTTCGTGTTCGGTGACTTCGAGGAGATGACGACGACTGCGTCACGGGCAGTCTGTGGGCCGTCGTTCGTGATGGTGCCGCTGACCGTCGCTTCGCGGCCGACACGGAGCGTCGAATCGGTCGCATCGAGCGAGAACGACTGTTCTGCGAGCGGCGTCACACCAGTCGCACGGTTCTTCGACTGCTGTGCCACGCCATCTTCGTCTTCGTAGTTCACGACTGTCGAGAGTGCGTACTGCTGGACTGCCGCCGAGGAGGCGATAGCCGTCTCGTACTCGAGTTGGCGCGTCTCGTTGACGCCCCACTCACCGGCGTATCTGGTCGCGCTCGCGGCCTGTCCGAACGTAATCTCGGAGTTCTGTGAGGTCAGTGCGACGGACGAGTCGTACGCCGTCTGGGACCCGACGTTGCGCATGGTGAGCGTCGTGGTTCCGCTTCCACCGACCTGTGCAGTGGTCTCGACGGAGACTATCTGGAAGCGCGGTGCCTCTTCGACGACGACGGTGACGGGGATTTCGACCGTCTTGTCCTCTTCATTCTGCACGTCGCCGTTGTCGCGGACGGACTCGTCGTGTTCGAACTCGGCGACGAGCGTCATGTCGTAGGTTCCGGGCGCGGCGTTCTCTTTCACCGACGTGGAGAACGTCACCTCACGCTGTGTCGCGTGCGGGATGTCACCGACCGGAAGCGTCGCAGTGTTCACCTCGACCGGTGCGTCACCGGATTCGAGCGTGAGTCGGACGTTTCGGGCGGAGCGGACCTGCGCTTCGAGTTTCGAACGCTCTTGGTCCGAGAGCGACCCGGAGCTCTCTGAAGAAGTGAACTTCCGGTACTCGGTGTCACCACCGTAGTTCGTGATGACGACGTTCAGCGGCGTCTCTTGTCCGGGAACGAGTTTGTTGCTCGGCGCGTACGCTTGGAGATTCGGTTCACCGACGATACCGGCCATCGCTGGACTCGGAACTGCGACCAGGACGACTAGCAAGACCACTAGTGCTCGTGAGAATTTCATGGAGTGTAACACAGTGTGTTGAGGGGGTAGTTTGGAGGTGGATGTCTGGCGTTCGGGTGGGGAGTTGGGTGCGGTGGGTGGGCCACCGCGGTACGCTCACGCCGGGTTCCCCCGACTGACTGAACGTACAATCAACACCGAAGCCTGAGGAGTGGATAGACATAAGTTGAACGGAACTTCAAAAAACCAGCTAGGAATTTATTCGTGTCCTCAAACCGTACAAGACGGCACGAAACGACTGAATTCGGCAGCTTCAGAGTATTCGGTGGCCTATCGCGCCCCGGTCGGCTTCGAGACGACGAGGACCGGAACAGACGCCCGTCGAACGACTCGCCGGGCGACGCTCGTCGCGACGTGCCGGTCGAGCGAACGCGAGGCGTCGCTCCCCACGACGACGAGGTCGGCACCAACTTCGTCGATGTAGTCGAGTAGCTCGGCCGCTGGAACGCCTGTTCGGACCGTTCCCGTGGACTCGACGACTCCACGGGCAGCCTCGACTGCGATTTCCTTGATGAGTCCACGCGCCTCCCCTTCGAGTGCACGACGTAAGCCCGGTGCGTCGCTGAAGCGGTTATCCACGACTGCGAGTGGGTCGAGTTTCGCGCCGGTGGCCCGCGCAATCGTGATCGCCGTCGTCGCGGCTGTTCGACCGGCCGGGGAGTCGTCAGCGAGGAGTGCAATCGTCTCGTACGCCGGCTCGGTGTCGGCTTCGGCCGGGACGACGAGCGTCGCCGTTGGTGGGTCGTCGAGGACGCGTTCGGTGACCGACCCGACGAGGAATCGCCCGACTCCGGTGTGGCCGTGGCGTCCAACGACGAGCAGGTCTGCGTCGCGCCCGGCCTCGACGACGACTCTCGCTGGGGGACCGTCGATGACTGCCGTCGTCGTCGGGGTGCCAGTCACGAGGGCTTTGCGAGTGACCGCTCCCACGGCCTCTTCTGCTTCGACGGCCGTACTCGCGCGGACCGAATCCGCGAGACGAGCGAGTGTCCCTTCGGGAACCCCTGCGGCAGAGACGACGTGCAGGTTCGCGTCGAACGCGTCGGCGAGATAGAGCGCGTGGTCTGCCGCGCGCACGGCGTTGTCACTCCCGTCGGTGGCGAGGACCAGTCGCTCGACAGTTTGTGTCATGAATACCGATACGTCGGCCGCCGAGAAAAGTTCGCTCGCCGCTCAGACGCCGATGTACTCTTCGTTGATGACCCAGTCGCCGTCGCCGTCGCGGACGAGGTACTCGCCGTAGTAGGGGACGCGGTTGGCGACGACTGCCTCGAACGTCTCGCGAATCTCGTCGCGCGTTATCTCACCCATCGGGCGAAGGTCGTCGTTGCGGTTCAGACACCCTTTGAGGTATCCTTGGTGTGTCACGCGCACGCGATGACAGTTGGCGCAGAACTCGGCGTTCTCGACTGGGTCGACGATTTCGACCATCCCTTTGCCGACGTAGTAGCGACGGCGGTGGTGCATGTCGCGGACTTCGACTTCGTCAGCGAGGTCCGTCAGCCACCGGTGGACGCGTTCGATGTCGATGTTCCAGTCTGGGCGGCCCGTGAGTTCGGGCATGTACTGGATGAGTTGGAGTTGGAGGCCTTCGTTTTCGGCGACGTACTCGACCATCTCCTCGACGTACCCGGCCGTCTTGGTGAAGACGACCATGTTGAGTTTGACGGGCGTGAGACCGGCGTCGACGGCCGCTTTGACGCCCTCCATCACCTTGTCGTACGCGCCAGACTTCGTAATCTGGGCGAACGCCTCCGGGTCGAGAGCGTCCTGCGAGACGTTTACGCGGTCGAGTCCGGCATCGACGAGGTCGCCGGCCCGGTCGCCGAGGAACGTCCCGTTGGTCGTCAACGACGTCTCCATCGAGTCCGGCGTCCGCCGGATAATCTCTTCGAGGTCGGCGCGGAGCATCGGTTCGCCGCCGGTGAACTTCACCTTCCGGACGCCGTACTCCTCGACGACTTCGAGGAATCGAACCACGTCGTCGGCACTCATCTCCTCCGTAGAGGGGTCCATCGGCCCGCGTGTGTCGCCCAACCCTTCGTTGTGGCAGTAGACGCAGTCGAAATTACATCGGTCGGTCAGAGAGATACGGACTCCGGTTACCTCGCGGCCGAAGTCGTCCACCAGCACCATGTGTCGAACACTGGGAGTGTATGTTGATAAATTCGCTGTCGATTGTAGGCTCGACGTAAACGGTATTGGTTACCAGTTACCAAAACTCGAAGGCGTTCGTGTCGACTGCGTGGAGAGTTCCAGTACAGTCCGCGACAGGACGGTACAATCCGCAACCAGACCTTACAAAACCCTTATCGGCCACACGACCGGATGAATCGACATGAACGAAGCCGACGTACGCGACCTCTTGCGTGCGGTCGAGGACCCCGACCTCGGAGACGACATCGTCTCGCTCGGTCTGGTCAACGCCATCGAAGTCGATGGCGACACCGCCCGCATCTCGCTCGCACTCGGGGCACCGTACTCCCCGACGGAGTCAGAAATCGGCCGACAGATTCGAGAGCTTCTCGCCGAGGAAGGGCTCGAAGCGGACCTCACGGCCAAGATTCCGAGTGACCGCGCACCCGACGAAGAGGAAGTCCTCCCGGGCGTCAAGAACATCATCGCCGTCGCATCCGGAAAGGGTGGCGTCGGGAAGTCGACCGTCGCGGTCAACCTCGCTGCTGGCCTCTCGAAACTCGGCGCTCGCGTCGGCCTGTTCGACGCCGACATCTACGGGCCGAACGTCCCGCGGATGGTCGCCGCCGAAGAGGCACCGCAGGCGACCCAAGACCAGACGATTATCCCGCCGGAGAAGTACGGAATGAAGCTCATGTCGATGGCGTTCCTCGTCGGCGAGGACGACCCGGTCATCTGGCGCGGCCCGATGGTCCACCAACTGCTCACGCAACTCGTCGACGACGTGCAGTGGGGGAGTCTCGACTACCTCGTCCTCGACCTGCCACCGGGCACGGGCGACACGCAGCTGACCATCCTCCAGACGCTCCCACTCACCGGTGCCGTCATCGTCACGACGCCGCAGAACGTCGCCCTCGACGACGCCAACAAGGGTCTCCGAATGTTCGGCAAGCACGATACGAACGTCCTCGGCATCGTCGAGAACATGAGCACGTTCCGCTGCCCCGACTGCGGTGGCCACCACGACATCTTCGGTGCCGGTGGCGGCCGCGAGTTCGCCGCGTCGAACGACCTGCCGTTCCTCGGTGCACTCCCACTCGACCCGGCCGTCCGCGAAGGCGGCGACGGCGGGAAACCAATCGTCCTCGAAGACGACAACGAGACGGCCGACGCGTTCCGCGTGATGGTCGAAAACGTCGCCGACATGACCGGCATCATCCAGCGTCGGCGGGTCAGCGAGCAATGAGTGACGGCGGACAGTCCACACCCGAACAGGGCGCTGACGAGGTGACGGAGAACGCAAACGAGACAGCGGCGAGTGCAGACGAGGTGGACTGGGAGATGGCTCCGGACTCGGACGCCGAGTTCCCCGCAGACCCCGAGAAGGTCGCGTTGCTCCGCGAAATCGCCGACGACGTGTACGGCGAGTCCTCGGAGAGCCGGCAGGTGTCGGCTATCCTCTACCGGGTGAGCGACCTCTACGACCCAGACGGTGACACGTCTCCCGAGGAGATTTACCTCAACGTCCGCCACATCATGGATATCAAGGCCCAAGGCGGCCTCGACCGCTAAGTTTCGTCGTACCCTCTCGCGTCGCTTCTTCCGTGCTGTTTCGCGTTCCACTTTCACTCACGCGATGACACAGGTTCTCACATGAGCATCCCACACACTCCCCGAGACGACAGTCTCTGGAAATTTCACTTTCACTCTGCATCCATGGCTCGCACTTTACCCGCGTCACCGCGACGTACGAGTCGAGATGGGAACTGACACGCTGTCGGCGTGTCCGCGACTCGAACCCGGTGTGACGCTGCTTCGTCGCTCCGGAGAGACACCCCACGCGCTCCACCGACTGGTCACTGCCGAACTCGCTCGGCGGGAGGGAAGCGCCTACTGGGTCGATTCGCGGAACGACGCCGTCACACACGCACTCTACGAACACGCGCAGTCCAGACGGACACTCCGCGGCCTCCGAATCGCACGGGCGTTCACCGCTTACCAGCACCACGAACTCGTCTCGTCGCTTCCGAGTCGTGTCTCGTCGCGGACGTCGCTCGTCGTCGTCCCGCGACTCCCGGCGCTCTACCGCGACCCAGACGTTCCCGCGGGCGAGGCACGGACGTTGTTCGACGCTGCTGTGACCATCCTCGATGCGCTCGCCGAGTCACTGTCCGTGCCGGTACTCGTGACCGCACGCGAGGGCGTCGACGACCAGTTCACCGACGCACTCGCAGACACTGCAGACCGGACCGTCGAGTGTCACGATACCCGCGAAGGCGTCGCGTTCGCCGGTGACGACGTACAGACGCTGGCGTACCACCACCGCGACTACTGGCAGACGACGATTCCGTACTGGGTCGAACTGCTCGGCGTCGCACCCGAAGGAGACCTCGCCCACGTCGGCCCTGCATCGGTCACGACCCTCGACGCAGTCGCGGCGGAGGGATGGTGATGGGACGGACGAATCCGACGTACCGTGACGCGCTTCGACGGTATCGCGACTCGTGGGCACCGTACCGTCGCGCCCTCCGTGCTGAGGCGAAAGCCGACTTCGACCGGTTGTTCGAGCGCGCGCACGAACACGCGGCCGCGGCGGGTCACGCGAACCCCGCCGACCCGCATCGTGCAGTCGTCCTCTCGATGCTCCTCTCACAGGAGCGTGAACTGCGTCGCCTCCGAGAACGTCTCGATTCCGCGTCCGAAGCGAGCGAGTAACCGTGTTCGCGGTCGACTTCGACGGTGACGACGTCGTCGAATGGCACCTCACTGACGCTGGTGCCCAGTCTCACCGCGTGACCGACTACATACCGGAACTGTACGTTTCGGGGCCGGATTCGGTCCTCGCCGACCTCGAACGACGACTCCGTGCGGACCCCGCCGTCGCCGACGTTGGCTACGACCGACTGTACCCCCGCCTCGACTCGCGCGAGCGAACCGAGGTGCTCCGCGTCGCTGTCGTAGCCCCGCGAGGTGTTCGCCGACTCGCTCGTCGCCTCCGCGACGACCTGCTCGGCCGCGTCTCACCCGGCAGTGCCCGCTTCTACAACGTGGACCTCTCGCCGGGATTTCGGTACTGCGTGCAGACCGAGACTGTCCCCGTTCCATCTCGTCGACCCCGCACACTTCGGCTCTCCCTCCCCGAGAAATCACTCGCCGACGGCGACCTCTCGGCGCTGTCAGTCGCCGGAAAATCAGTCGATGGCGACGAACGCGACGCAACCGAGACGGCGTGTGAGGAACTCGCCGAACAGGACCCGGACGTTCTCGTCGTGAGTTCCGCACGTCTCCTACCGCTTCTGCGTGACTGCGCCACGAAGTTCGAACTCGACTGCCCACTCGGCCGCGACCCGAATCGTGGACTGGAGCGACTCGCTGGCGGAAACACCGTCGTGAGTTACGGAACGGTGCGACACTCACCGGCCAGATACGCCGTCCCGGGCCGAGCAATCGTCGACACCGGGAACAGTTTCCTGTGGGCAGAGTCGCGACTCGACGGCCTGTGCTATCTCGTCGAGCGCTCGTGGAAACCGCTGCAAGAGGCGTCGTGGGCGAGTATCGGCAACGTGCTGACGGCGATGCAGATTCGTGAGGCGATGGCCCGCGACGTGCTCGTTCCGTGGAACAAACGCCGCCCGGAGACGTTCAAATCCGTCGAGACGCTCCACGCCGCCGACCGAGGCGGCTTCACCTTCGACCCGGTGGTCGGCCTCCACGAAGACGTGGTCGAACTCGACTTCGCCTCGCTGTATCCGCGAATCATCTGCGAGTGGAACATCTCGCCGGACACCCTCGGCTGTGACTGCCACGCCGGCCGCGCCGACATCCCAGAACTCGACTACACCATCTGTGACCGTCGAGGATTCCTGCCCGACGTCCTCGAACCATTGCTCGCAGACAGGCGCCGACTCAAACGTGAGGCCAGCGAGGCCGAGGCCGCAGGCGATGAATCGGCCGCCGCGTCGGCACGGGCGAAGTCGGGTGCCATCAAGTGGGTGCTCGTGTCATGTTTCGGCTATCAGGGCTACCGAAACGCGAAGTTCGGTCGTATCGAGTGCCACGAGGCTATCAACGCCGTCGCCCGTGACCTGCTCTTGCGGGCCAAAGAACGGGCCGAAGACGGTGGGTGGCGCGTCGTCCACGGCATCGTCGACAGTCTGTGGCTGACGCGTGCCCGCGACGACCCACAGTCTCCCACTGACCTCGCCGCCACGGTGACCGACGA
The genomic region above belongs to Haloferax marinisediminis and contains:
- a CDS encoding DUF7575 domain-containing protein, coding for MSGLTKVRPWLAALLGLVITGLGHLYLRRWRRAALWVALAFAISVFFVPTTALESLANSGSIPPLVDVLPILTVSLLSVLDAFLLGMKQVSEPRDETAPGDAEAVSCPQCGREVDPALDFCHWCTTRLDEQRDD
- a CDS encoding efflux RND transporter permease subunit codes for the protein MIDYEVYVDRLGEYITENPGRVVALFLVVTLVFGAGLGNISTDAGTSQFTNDSPAQEALDDVNREFSPAFETSTGSTQLIQQSSNVLSKSSMLDMLRLQERIMDRADLRATSASSVASTVAQTLDPSATTLEKQIAALESASPAEVRAAAKQATANPNVASLLSNDFNHESVSASSTIGVVSHEVPGISSSAGTSGTSPMTDIQLEIQTMTSVADSDITVFGSGIISSELGNVIADSLLLVVPAAVLLIFGFLVIAYRDPIDLLLGVISLGLAIIWTFGFMGLADIPFSQMLIAVPPLLLAVGIDFGLHAVNRYREERVKDVAPVPSMRTTVKQLSVAFFIVTGTTVLGFLANVTSDLGPIQDFGLVAAVGIIFTFLVFGVFLPAAKLYVDQLRQKYGVPAFASAPLGTEGGLLARVLSVGVIIGRRAPRAFLVVVLVTTVAAGAYGTGVDTSFSQEDFLPPEEQAGYLQQLPEPFKPGVYTVTKDLNYLEDTFESTQGDSVTIYVEGQLREDSALEMIHRSGENPPETFVADDRRAESTSIVTVIQSYAAQDPEFAALVDRNDANGNGVPDDNLETIYDELMASPVSGQASSYITEDYRQTRIVYTVEGDAEQGAIVADGQEVADRLRMSGVATGNTVVFKAVSDTIFMSAIQSLAVALIATAIFLVFIYQVLEGQWTLGVVNLVPIVVALALLAGSMRYLGIPLNALTATILAIAIGLGIDYSAHVVHRFADEYNAGNDLYEALRLTVSGTGGALTGSMLTTTTGLGVLAIAITPVLGQFGIVTALSIFYSYLTALVVTPPVLVVWERLTQRETTSAAPTSP
- a CDS encoding COG1361 S-layer family protein, which encodes MKFSRALVVLLVVLVAVPSPAMAGIVGEPNLQAYAPSNKLVPGQETPLNVVITNYGGDTEYRKFTSSESSGSLSDQERSKLEAQVRSARNVRLTLESGDAPVEVNTATLPVGDIPHATQREVTFSTSVKENAAPGTYDMTLVAEFEHDESVRDNGDVQNEEDKTVEIPVTVVVEEAPRFQIVSVETTAQVGGSGTTTLTMRNVGSQTAYDSSVALTSQNSEITFGQAASATRYAGEWGVNETRQLEYETAIASSAAVQQYALSTVVNYEDEDGVAQQSKNRATGVTPLAEQSFSLDATDSTLRVGREATVSGTITNDGPQTARDAVVVISSKSPNTNIKETEYALGTLDVGESSDFSFSVEVTDSADAGQRQLSYTVEYRNADGDTQQSNALLMNAEVKPKQNLFGIETKNGSLEAGSSKTVTLVVTNNGDETYRNIDAKAFADSPLELGDDTAFIQELAPGESAEIPLELSAASSASAKTYSFDIDFEYENEDGERKLSDSYPVAVDVTESTGGGGLSMPLVGAVLVVGLGIVGFLWYRR
- a CDS encoding universal stress protein, with translation MTQTVERLVLATDGSDNAVRAADHALYLADAFDANLHVVSAAGVPEGTLARLADSVRASTAVEAEEAVGAVTRKALVTGTPTTTAVIDGPPARVVVEAGRDADLLVVGRHGHTGVGRFLVGSVTERVLDDPPTATLVVPAEADTEPAYETIALLADDSPAGRTAATTAITIARATGAKLDPLAVVDNRFSDAPGLRRALEGEARGLIKEIAVEAARGVVESTGTVRTGVPAAELLDYIDEVGADLVVVGSDASRSLDRHVATSVARRVVRRASVPVLVVSKPTGAR
- the moaA gene encoding GTP 3',8-cyclase MoaA, producing the protein MVLVDDFGREVTGVRISLTDRCNFDCVYCHNEGLGDTRGPMDPSTEEMSADDVVRFLEVVEEYGVRKVKFTGGEPMLRADLEEIIRRTPDSMETSLTTNGTFLGDRAGDLVDAGLDRVNVSQDALDPEAFAQITKSGAYDKVMEGVKAAVDAGLTPVKLNMVVFTKTAGYVEEMVEYVAENEGLQLQLIQYMPELTGRPDWNIDIERVHRWLTDLADEVEVRDMHHRRRYYVGKGMVEIVDPVENAEFCANCHRVRVTHQGYLKGCLNRNDDLRPMGEITRDEIRETFEAVVANRVPYYGEYLVRDGDGDWVINEEYIGV
- a CDS encoding Mrp/NBP35 family ATP-binding protein — encoded protein: MNEADVRDLLRAVEDPDLGDDIVSLGLVNAIEVDGDTARISLALGAPYSPTESEIGRQIRELLAEEGLEADLTAKIPSDRAPDEEEVLPGVKNIIAVASGKGGVGKSTVAVNLAAGLSKLGARVGLFDADIYGPNVPRMVAAEEAPQATQDQTIIPPEKYGMKLMSMAFLVGEDDPVIWRGPMVHQLLTQLVDDVQWGSLDYLVLDLPPGTGDTQLTILQTLPLTGAVIVTTPQNVALDDANKGLRMFGKHDTNVLGIVENMSTFRCPDCGGHHDIFGAGGGREFAASNDLPFLGALPLDPAVREGGDGGKPIVLEDDNETADAFRVMVENVADMTGIIQRRRVSEQ
- a CDS encoding type B DNA-directed DNA polymerase; amino-acid sequence: MFAVDFDGDDVVEWHLTDAGAQSHRVTDYIPELYVSGPDSVLADLERRLRADPAVADVGYDRLYPRLDSRERTEVLRVAVVAPRGVRRLARRLRDDLLGRVSPGSARFYNVDLSPGFRYCVQTETVPVPSRRPRTLRLSLPEKSLADGDLSALSVAGKSVDGDERDATETACEELAEQDPDVLVVSSARLLPLLRDCATKFELDCPLGRDPNRGLERLAGGNTVVSYGTVRHSPARYAVPGRAIVDTGNSFLWAESRLDGLCYLVERSWKPLQEASWASIGNVLTAMQIREAMARDVLVPWNKRRPETFKSVETLHAADRGGFTFDPVVGLHEDVVELDFASLYPRIICEWNISPDTLGCDCHAGRADIPELDYTICDRRGFLPDVLEPLLADRRRLKREASEAEAAGDESAAASARAKSGAIKWVLVSCFGYQGYRNAKFGRIECHEAINAVARDLLLRAKERAEDGGWRVVHGIVDSLWLTRARDDPQSPTDLAATVTDDCGIPLEVEATYDWVCFVPTRRMDRGALTRYFGRTRDGDFVYKGIEIRQRSTPEFVADAQRDLISTLDRHRDPAAVCDRLVRHRTRLRRSDVPTDELLVTSRLSKAPADYDRNTLVAAAGNRSVELGVPREPGQSVRYVVADEDGRGTDRVRLDFERPGVDDVDVGYYDRLLIRAAESVVSPFGWDRNRIRRYLSPGRDASLRGWLD